One window from the genome of [Mycobacterium] stephanolepidis encodes:
- a CDS encoding ABC-F family ATP-binding cassette domain-containing protein: MITATDLEVRAGARTLVYAPGPALRIQPGDRIGLVGRNGAGKTTSMRILAGEGEPYAGSVSRIGEIGYLPQDPKEGNLDLLARDRVLSARGLDTIISDMEKQQTLMAELADEAQRDKAVRRYGQLEERFSSLGGYVAESEAARICSSLGLPERVLIQPLRTLSGGQRRRVELARILFGAAEGGAGSNMTLLLDEPTNHLDADSIGWLRGFLQNHEGGLVVISHNVELLADVVNKVWFLDAVRGEVDVYNMGWQKYLDARSLDEQRRRRERANAEKKASALRTQAAKMGAKATKAVAAQNMLRRAEKMLSGLDEERVADKVARIKFPTPAACGRVPLVAKGLTKNYGSLEIFTGVDLAIDRGSRVVVLGLNGAGKTTLLRLLAGAETADAGALEPGHGLKLGYFAQEHDTLDDHATVWENIRHAAPDTGEQELRGILGAFMFSGPQLEQPAGTLSGGEKTRLALAGLVASTANVLLLDEPTNNLDPASREQVLDALRSYLGAVVLVTHDPGAAEALNPQRVVLLPDGTEDYWSDEYRDLIELA; this comes from the coding sequence GTGATTACCGCGACGGACCTCGAGGTCCGCGCCGGCGCCCGCACGCTCGTCTACGCGCCGGGCCCCGCGTTACGCATTCAGCCCGGCGACCGTATCGGGCTGGTGGGGCGTAACGGGGCGGGCAAGACCACCTCGATGAGAATTTTGGCCGGCGAGGGTGAACCGTATGCCGGCTCGGTATCTCGTATCGGTGAAATCGGTTATCTGCCACAGGATCCCAAGGAAGGAAACTTGGATCTGCTGGCGCGTGATCGGGTGCTGTCGGCGCGCGGTCTGGACACCATCATCAGCGATATGGAGAAGCAGCAGACGCTGATGGCCGAGCTGGCCGATGAGGCTCAGCGCGATAAGGCGGTGCGCCGCTACGGGCAGCTGGAAGAGCGCTTCTCCTCGCTGGGCGGGTATGTCGCCGAGAGTGAGGCGGCGCGCATCTGTTCGAGCCTCGGGTTACCTGAGCGGGTGCTGATCCAGCCACTGCGGACCCTCTCGGGCGGTCAGCGGCGACGTGTGGAGTTGGCCCGGATTCTGTTCGGAGCGGCCGAGGGTGGCGCCGGGTCGAACATGACGCTGCTGCTCGACGAGCCGACCAACCACCTCGACGCGGACTCGATCGGCTGGTTGCGCGGCTTCCTGCAAAACCACGAAGGCGGGCTCGTGGTGATCAGTCACAACGTCGAGCTGCTGGCCGACGTGGTGAACAAGGTGTGGTTCCTGGATGCCGTCCGCGGCGAGGTCGACGTCTACAACATGGGTTGGCAGAAGTACCTGGACGCACGGTCGCTGGATGAACAGCGTCGTCGGCGTGAGCGGGCCAATGCGGAGAAGAAGGCCTCGGCCCTGCGCACTCAGGCCGCCAAAATGGGCGCCAAGGCAACCAAAGCCGTTGCCGCACAAAACATGTTGCGCCGAGCCGAGAAGATGTTGTCCGGACTCGACGAGGAGCGGGTGGCCGACAAGGTGGCCCGCATCAAGTTCCCGACGCCCGCCGCATGCGGCCGGGTGCCACTGGTGGCCAAGGGGCTGACCAAGAACTACGGATCTCTGGAGATCTTCACCGGGGTAGATCTGGCCATCGATCGCGGGTCTCGAGTCGTTGTTCTCGGGCTCAACGGCGCGGGGAAGACGACGTTGTTGCGGTTGCTCGCGGGCGCCGAGACCGCCGATGCCGGTGCGCTGGAACCGGGCCACGGCCTCAAGCTCGGATACTTCGCGCAGGAGCACGACACCCTGGATGATCACGCGACGGTGTGGGAGAACATCCGCCACGCCGCCCCGGATACCGGGGAACAGGAGCTACGCGGAATCCTGGGCGCCTTCATGTTCAGCGGCCCGCAGTTGGAACAGCCTGCTGGGACGTTATCCGGCGGCGAGAAGACCCGTCTGGCCCTGGCCGGTCTGGTTGCTTCGACTGCGAATGTGTTGCTGCTCGACGAGCCGACCAACAACCTGGATCCGGCCTCGCGTGAGCAGGTTCTCGACGCGCTGCGCAGTTACCTCGGCGCCGTCGTTCTTGTCACCCACGACCCGGGGGCCGCCGAGGCACTAAATCCGCAACGTGTCGTGTTGTTGCCGGATGGCACCGAAGACTACTGGTCCGACGAGTACCGAGACCTCATCGAGCTGGCCTGA
- a CDS encoding enoyl-CoA hydratase has translation MSFVLVDRPRPDIALVTLNRPERMNAMAFDVMLPFKQMLVDISHDNDVRAVIITGAGKGFCSGADQKSAGPIPHIGGLTQPTIALRSMELLDEVILTLRRMHQPVIAAINGAAIGGGLCLALACDVRVASEAAYFRAAGINNGLTASELGLSYLLPRAIGTSRASDIMLTGRDVDADEAERIGLVSRKVASESLLEECYAIGERIAGFSRPGIELTKRTIWSGLDAASLESHMHQEGLGQLYVRLLTDNFEEATAARKEQRKAAFRDKR, from the coding sequence ATGAGTTTCGTGCTGGTCGACCGTCCGCGTCCGGATATTGCCCTGGTCACCCTGAACCGGCCGGAGCGGATGAACGCCATGGCGTTCGATGTGATGCTGCCCTTCAAGCAGATGCTCGTCGACATCAGCCACGACAACGATGTGCGCGCCGTCATCATCACCGGGGCCGGTAAGGGGTTTTGTTCGGGCGCCGATCAGAAATCCGCCGGGCCCATCCCGCATATCGGGGGATTGACCCAGCCGACTATCGCGCTGCGCTCGATGGAGCTCCTCGACGAGGTCATCCTCACGCTGCGCCGGATGCATCAGCCGGTGATCGCGGCCATCAACGGGGCCGCCATCGGTGGTGGCCTGTGCCTGGCGCTGGCCTGCGATGTCCGGGTGGCATCGGAGGCCGCCTACTTCCGGGCCGCCGGTATCAACAATGGGCTGACCGCCAGTGAGCTGGGCCTGAGTTACCTGCTGCCGCGTGCCATCGGCACGTCCCGCGCTTCGGACATCATGTTGACCGGCCGCGACGTCGACGCCGACGAGGCCGAACGCATCGGTTTGGTATCCCGCAAGGTGGCCTCAGAGTCGCTGCTGGAAGAGTGTTACGCGATTGGAGAGCGCATCGCCGGGTTCTCCCGTCCAGGGATCGAATTGACCAAGCGCACCATTTGGAGTGGGCTGGACGCCGCTAGCCTGGAAAGTCACATGCACCAAGAGGGCCTGGGCCAGCTGTATGTCCGGCTGCTCACCGACAACTTCGAAGAAGCCACCGCTGCCCGCAAGGAGCAGCGTAAAGCGGCCTTTAGAGACAAGCGCTGA